One segment of Acropora muricata isolate sample 2 chromosome 8, ASM3666990v1, whole genome shotgun sequence DNA contains the following:
- the LOC136925327 gene encoding uncharacterized protein, whose amino-acid sequence MAADLQHLDDKLLSPIAPIVTVKEEPETFPEEELDRLTDLIQGKTNFPGDFSCSGVCPAVPEIHFKDSQTFLDPSFTKGKQNVDSSRTGISFQDLIGLCSQAPFGRDEKTVVDKTVRSCWQLDPEKFTICNTPTWNKAFEELKAAASCVLAPGLKLRKVELRLYKLLVYDKGSFFLPHRDTQKTENHFGTVVLSMPVKHKGGELFVRHNGQERCYNLDPGRLTAKCQWAAFYTDVEHEIKEITSGHRITLIYHLYSAQKSKLVAPVSGVDSHPIIQSLKKVQEFLAKNDDKKYREFHNAGYLMEHKYTPKSLQPKNLKGRDAFLYQLLSEAKFKLKLCAVDVRVDAWGGDDCGDCELEELEDVDVEFSELDLTKGGSWANTPSSPMDNVHWLIHDIKYHAHSMKKSRQPH is encoded by the exons ATGGCAGCAGATCTTCAACATCTTGATGACAAGTTGTTGTCCCCCATAGCGCCGATCGTCACAGTAAAAGAAGAACCAGAAACTTTCCCAGAAGAAGAGCTTGATAGGCTTACAGATCTTATTCAAGGCAAGACAAATTTTCCTGGAGACTTCTCTTGCTCAG GTGTATGTCCTGCAGTTCCTGAAATTCATTTCAAAGATTCTCAGACTTTCCTTGATCCTTCCTTCACCAAGGGTAAACAGAATGTAGACTCTAGTCGCACAGGCATCTCCTTCCAAGATCTGATTGGTCTGTGTAGTCAGGCTCCATTTGGAAGAGATGAGAAGACGGTTGTCGACAAGACAGTGAGGTCATGCTGGCAGCTGGATCCTGAGAAGTTCACAATTTGCAACACTCCCACGTGGAACAAAGCGTTTGAAGAGCTCAAGGCTGCAGCTAGCTGTGTTCTTGCACCTGGACTAAAACTCCGCAAAGTTGAACTCAGGCTGTATAAACTGTTGGTGTACGATAAGGGATCATTTTTCCTGCCACATAGAGACACCCAAAAGACTGAAAACCACTTTGGAACTGTTGTTTTGTCAATGCCAGTGAAGCACAAAGGAGGCGAATTATTTGTGCGTCACAATGGGCAAGAACGCTGCTACAATTTGGACCCTGGACGGTTGACTGCCAAGTGTCAGTGGGCGGCTTTCTACACTGATGTTGAACATGAAATAAAGGAAATTACCTCTGGACATCGCATTACACTGATTTATCATCTGTACAG tGCACAAAAATCCAAGCTGGTAGCCCCTGTGTCTGGTGTTGATTCACACCCTATTATCCAGAGCCTCAAGAAAGTACAAGAGTTTCTAGCAAAGAATGATGATAAAAAGTACCGTGAATTTCACAATGCAGGATATCTTATGGAGCACAAATACACTCCAAAATCTCTCCAACCAAAG AACCTGAAAGGCAGAGATGCATTCCTCTATCAGCTACTTTCTGAAGCCAAGTTTAAATTGAAACTATGCGCTGTTGATGTCCGCGTTGATGCATGGGGCGGGGACGATTGTGGTGACTGCGAACTTGAAGAACTTGAAGATGTCGATGTAGAGTTCTCTGAACTTGACCTGACAAAGGGAGGCAGCTGGGCTAATACACCATCCAG TCCTATGGATAATGTACACTGGCTCATTCATGATATTAAATATCATGCCCACTCTATGAAGAAAAGTCGACAGCCACATTAG
- the LOC136925975 gene encoding aldo-keto reductase family 1 member B1-like isoform X2 yields MAWASVKLNNGALMPSVALGTWKSKKGEVGNAVKIALANGYKHIDCAHVYANEDEVGETLTSVFNEGKIKREDLFIVSKLWCNSHAAEDVLPACQTTLKNLQLKYLDLYLIHLPCSFKKESPFPHSIAEGTIGYNKETMKKTWEAMEKLVEQGLCKAIGISNFTIKKITDLLEGKVKIVPACNQVELHPYLPQPELFKFCNSKGILLTAYSPLGSPDRPFGDKSKEPVLLQNPVLLKIAEKHNTTSALVALAWGIKRGTPVLPKAVSEGHIKENIKALDLKLDEDDMKAIGNIGINHRYLPLTWMYKPEEVPEDFWDEKFLG; encoded by the exons ATG GCCTGGGCATCCGTTAAACTTAACAATGGAGCTCTAATGCCCTCGGTTGCATTGGG AACTTGGAAGTCAAAAAAGGGAGAAGTTGGTAATGCTGTGAAGATTGCCCTAGCAAATGGATACAAACACATTGATTGTGCACATGTTTATGCCAATGAGGATGAAGTTGGGGAAACACTGACTTCAGTCTTTaatgaaggaaaaataaaacgTGAAGATCTCTTCATTGTTTCCAAACTTTG GTGCAACTCTCATGCAGCAGAGGATGTCTTACCAGCTTGCCAaacaactttgaaaaatttgcagTTAAAGTACCTGGATCTATACCTT ATCCATCTTCCGTGTTCCTTCAAGAAAGAGTCTCCCTTTCCACACTCAATTGCTGAGGGAACTATTGGTTATAACAAAGAAACTATGAAAAAGACGTGGGAG GCCATGGAGAAACTTGTAGAGCAAGGTCTTTGCAAAGCCATTGGAATCTCAAACTTTACCATCAAGAAGATAACAGATCTTTTAGAGGGGAAAGTCAAGATAGTACCAGCTTGTAACCAAG TGGAACTGCATCCATATTTACCACAGCCAGAGCTGTTCAAGTTTTGTAATAGCAAAG GCATTCTATTGACAGCATATTCTCCCTTGGGGTCTCCTGACCGACCATTTGGGGACAAATCTAAGGAACcagttttgctgcaaaatcCTGTGCTGCTGAAAATTGCTGAAAAACACAACACAACATCTGCTCTG GTTGCTTTAGCCTGGGGAATCAAACGTGGGACACCTGTGCTTCCCAAGGCCGTCTCTGAAGGTCACatcaaggaaaatataaaaGCTCTAGATTTAAAACTGGACGAAGATGACATGAAGGCGATTGGAAACATAGGAATAAATCACAGATACTTGCCACTAACATGGATGTACAAACCGGAGGAAGTTCCTGAAGATTTCTGGGATGAGAAATTTTTGGGCTGA
- the LOC136926197 gene encoding piggyBac transposable element-derived protein 4-like — MASNAKRSRVEDNDSDDSESSFELFEERTGGMESGEESELDRLLIDESEISSDEESQFSPYDDSSETDEEENEEESGPPCPRAPAVPVRGCGRRGRARGRGRAHGQRPGGGLGAAAHMFVHENLDDPDPGNPPLPFSPRRVAGINFGRPLLRNTMTRAVDFFNLFFTAQLLNSIAYHTNSNAYAQIMEGSNQSYTQPDGSWKEVTADEIKRMIALLIYFGLVKVGHSVDWYWSTATLFHGLWARACMGRRRLKSLMAMLHVVDPGSEAEGDKLHKIKPLIEFFKEKYQEFYQPRQNVAVDERMVRSRHRSGIRQFNKDKPTRWGIKLWVLADSSNGYTIDFNVYFGKVKGQNVSAKGLGYDVVMKLMDPYFHQGYHLYVDNFYTSVSLFKDLFAKDVRATGTIRDNRRDFPDNLKNSKRWAKGKDRGSVRWVRDGPCLAVQWLDSKVVSVITTIDNANVKTQATRKCKNAQGRWGTREVPQPGVISNYNKYMNAVDRSDQFLATHNVLRKSLTWWKTLFFHLIDMTIVNSYILFQEHRRNFPDEPALKRASDYSLYNFRAELVRQLCGLPEYDHPPVACNSKPALPPPDHGPFVTEHIPVLGLERKTCVVCWKRHKKQFKVQSYCSAPQCNRYMHITSDKDCFKLFHSPDYPYQR, encoded by the exons ATGGCGTCAAATGCGAAGAGGTCGCGAGTGGAGGACAATGACTCAGACGACTCGGAAAGTTCATTCGAATTGTTCGAGGAAAGAACAGGAGGAATGGAAAGTGGTGAGGAAAGCGAACTGGACCGTTTGCTGATCGATGAAAGTGAAATTTCAAG TGATGAAGAGTCCCAATTTTCGCCATATGATGATTCTAGCGAAACAGATGAGGAGGAAAATGAAGAGGAATCTGGTCCTCCAT GTCCCCGTGCCCCTGCTGTTCCTGTTCGTGGTTGTGGTAGGAGAGGGCGGGCAAGAGGACGTGGAAGAGCACACGGACAAAGGCCTGGAGGAGGACTTGGAGCAGCGGCACATATGTTTGTTCATGAGAATCTCGATGATCCAGACCCTGGGAATCCACCGCTGCCATTCAGCCCAAGACGTGTTGCAGGAATCAACTTTGGTCGACCACTGCTGAGGAACACCATGACCAGGGCggttgatttttttaatttattttttacagcTCAGTTGCTTAATAGTATTGCTTACCATACAAACAGTAATGCGTATGCTCAAATAATGGAAGGGTCCAACCAGTCCTATACTCAGCCTGATGGAAGTTGGAAGGAGGTCACCGCTGATGAGATCAAGAGGATGATTGCCCTCCTCATCTATTTTGGTCTTGTTAAAGTTGGCCATAGCGTAGATTGGTATTGGAGTACGGCAACCCTCTTTCATGGTCTCTGggcaagggcttgtatgggacgAAGAAGACTAAAATCCCTTATGGCTATGTTACACGTTGTAGATCCAGGATCTGAAGCTGAGGGTGATAAATTACATAAGATAAAGCCCCTTAtagaattttttaaagaaaaataccaGGAATTTTACCAGCCTAGGCAAAATGTAGCTGTTGATGAACGTATGGTTAGGTCTAGGCATAGGTCGGGTATTAGGCAGTTTAATAAGGACAAGCCCACCCGATGGGGAATCAAACTCTGGGTGCTGGCAGACAGCTCAAATGGCTATACCATTGACTTTAATGTCTACTTTGGTAAGGTCAAAGGGCAGAATGTCAGTGCAAAAGGGCTCGGTTATGATGTGGTTATGAAGCTAATGGACCCCTACTTTCATCAGGGTTATCACCTTTATGTTGATAACTTTTACACTTCTGTTAGCCTTTTCAAGGACCTGTTTGCAAAGGATGTTCGTGCCACAGGCACCATCCGAGACAATCGGAGAGATTTTCCGGACAATCTCAAGAACAGCAAACGGTGGGCCAAAGGAAAGGATAGGGGAAGTGTAAGATGGGTAAGGGACGGTCCGTGCTTGGCAGTACAGTGGTTGGACAGTAAGGTAGTTTCGGTGATAACCACAATCGACAATGCAAATGTCAAGACACAGGCTACCCGTAAATGTAAGAATGCACAGGGTAGGTGGGGCACTAGGGAGGTTCCACAACCTGGAGTCATTTCGAACTACAACAAGTATATGAATGCTGTTGATAGGTCAGATCAATTCTTAGCCACTCATAATGTTCTTAGGAAAAGCCTTACGTGGTGGAAGACATTATTCTTCCATCTTATTGATATGACAATTGTAAATAGTTATATTTTATTCCAGGAGCACCGCAGGAATTTTCCGGATGAGCCGGCTTTGAAGCGAGCAAGCGATTACTCTCTCTATAACTTTAGAGCAGAGTTAGTCCGTCAACTCTGTGGATTACCAGAGTATGACCATCCGCCGGTCGCTTGCAATTCCAAGCCTGCTCTTCCTCCACCTGATCATGGGCCATTTGTGACAGAACACATACCCGTGCTAGGTCTAGAAAGGAAAACGTGTGTGGTGTGCTGGAAGAGGCATAAAAAGCAATTTAAAGTTCAATCATATTGTAGTGCTCCGCAGTGTAACAGATATATGCATATAACTAGTGATAAAGATTGTTTCAAGCTCTTTCATTCTCCAGATTATCCATATCAGCGTTAA
- the LOC136924672 gene encoding aldo/keto reductase slr0942-like: MALASVRLNNGALMPMVALGTWKSKKGEVGNAVRIAIANGYKHIDCAHVYSNEDEIGETLTSIFSEGKIKREDLFIVSKLWCNSHAPEDVLPACQTTLKNLQLKYLDLYLIHIPVAFKKESLFPHSIAEGTIGYNEEDMNKTWEAMEKLVEKGLCKAIGISNFTIKKTTSLLDKAKIVPACNQVELHPYLPQPELLKFSASKGIVVTAYSPLGSPDRPFGDKSVDPVVLQNPVLQEIATKHNTTTALVALAWGIKRGTPVLPKAVSEGHIKENIKALDLKLDEDDMKAIEKIKIHHRYLMQTWMYKPDEVPDNYWDGEE, from the exons ATG GCCTTGGCATCAGTTAGACTCAACAATGGCGCTTTAATGCCCATGGTTGCACTGGG AACATGGAAATCAAAAAAGGGAGAAGTTGGTAATGCTGTGAGGATTGCTATAGCAAATGGATACAAGCACATTGATTGTGCGCATGTTTATAGTAATGAGGATGAGATTGGCGAAACATTGACTTCAATCTTCAGCGAGGGAAAGATAAAGCGCGAGGATCTCTTTATTGTTTCCAAACTCTG GTGCAACTCTCATGCGCCCGAGGACGTCTTACCAGCTTGCCAAACGACTTTGAAAAATCTTCAGTTGAAGTATCTGGACCTATACCTT ATCCATATTCCTGTTGCTTTCAAGAAAGAATCTCTTTTTCCTCATTCCATTGCTGAGGGAACTATTGGTTATAACGAAGAAGACATGAACAAGACTTGGGAG GCTATGGAGAAACTTGTGGAGAAAGGTCTTTGCAAAGCCATTGGAATCTCAAACTTCACCATTAAGAAGACAACAAGCCTTCTTGATAAAGCTAAGATAGTACCTGCCTGTAACCAAG TGGAACTTCACCCATATCTACCTCAGCCAGAGCTGCTTAAGTTTAGTGCTAGCAAAG GTATTGTAGTGACGGCGTATTCTCCCCTGGGGTCCCCGGACAGGCCTTTTGGAGACAAATCAGTTGACCCCGTTGTGCTTCAAAACCCTGTGCTGCAAGAAAtagcaacaaaacacaacacaaCAACAGCTTTG GTCGCTTTAGCCTGGGGAATCAAACGTGGGACGCCTGTGCTTCCCAAGGCCGTCTCTGAAGGTCACatcaaggaaaatataaaaGCTCTAGATTTAAAACTGGACGAAGATGACATGAAGGcgattgaaaaaataaaaattcatcaTAGGTACCTCATGCAAACGTGGATGTACAAGCCGGATGAAGTTCCCGATAATTACTGGGATGGCGAAGAGTGA